Proteins found in one Podarcis muralis chromosome 5, rPodMur119.hap1.1, whole genome shotgun sequence genomic segment:
- the LOC114599876 gene encoding waprin-Phi1-like isoform X1 translates to MTPRNSSCFHHLLLVSLVGLLTASAHLIDTAGQNVTVAAEKAGTCPNATLGTARGNCTEECQSDASCAGTEKCCWTGCGASCRLPNDKPGFCPPDPPIISLLGICRDQCREDSDCPSNRKCCMSGCKKWNCVPPREQDPEAETPWNT, encoded by the exons ATGACGCCCAGGAATAGCAGCTgcttccaccacctcctcctcgtCTCCCTGGTGGGGCTTCTCACAGCCTCAGCTCACCTGATAGACACAGCTGGGCAGAACGTTACAG TTGCTGCAGAGAAAGCTGGCACGTGCCCCAATGCAACGCTGGGGACGGCCCGTGGAAACTGCACAGAAGAGTGCCAGTCCGATGCCAGCTGTGCGGGGACAGAGAAATGCTGCTGGACGGGCTGCGGGGCCTCTTGCCGTCTCCCAAACG ATAAACCTGGGTTCTGCCCTCCGGACCCCCCTATCATATCACTGCTGGGCATCTGCAGGGATCAGTGCAGAGAGGACTCCGATTGTCCCAGCAACAGGAAGTGCTGCATGAGCGGGTGCAAGAAATGGAACTGTGTCCCTCCCAGAGAGCAAG ATCCAGAAGCCGAGACCCCATGGAACACCTGA
- the LOC114599876 gene encoding waprin-Phi1-like isoform X2 produces MTPRNSSCFHHLLLVSLVGLLTASAHLIDTAGQNVTEKAGTCPNATLGTARGNCTEECQSDASCAGTEKCCWTGCGASCRLPNDKPGFCPPDPPIISLLGICRDQCREDSDCPSNRKCCMSGCKKWNCVPPREQDPEAETPWNT; encoded by the exons ATGACGCCCAGGAATAGCAGCTgcttccaccacctcctcctcgtCTCCCTGGTGGGGCTTCTCACAGCCTCAGCTCACCTGATAGACACAGCTGGGCAGAACGTTACAG AGAAAGCTGGCACGTGCCCCAATGCAACGCTGGGGACGGCCCGTGGAAACTGCACAGAAGAGTGCCAGTCCGATGCCAGCTGTGCGGGGACAGAGAAATGCTGCTGGACGGGCTGCGGGGCCTCTTGCCGTCTCCCAAACG ATAAACCTGGGTTCTGCCCTCCGGACCCCCCTATCATATCACTGCTGGGCATCTGCAGGGATCAGTGCAGAGAGGACTCCGATTGTCCCAGCAACAGGAAGTGCTGCATGAGCGGGTGCAAGAAATGGAACTGTGTCCCTCCCAGAGAGCAAG ATCCAGAAGCCGAGACCCCATGGAACACCTGA